A region of Lichenibacterium dinghuense DNA encodes the following proteins:
- a CDS encoding hybrid sensor histidine kinase/response regulator has translation MTRDEGAGGTGDDAVQPAITFPSDPSLDRIAALAADLFGTSSACLILRRKDVGIVAASAGLDGMPNPVPWAFPVSEAAPLAIADLSADTRGAAGSPVTAARRFYAGVPLAGPEGAPRGTLCVTGAEARAVPSPADMDRLRALAGLAGDLLDARAARERAESTAVAKAGLLADVSHEMRTPLNAIVGFTQLLARDGALEGDALRAVERIDQAGRGLLAIVGDALDLSRFESGLVRLDPRPFSLARVVEDAAAMVRAEAERKGLRLVLDLPEPGLGPLLGDPDRLRQVALNLLANAVKFTASGTVRVILSAAPGAGGVIPLTLSVEDTGVGIAAQGLSRLFRRFAQADGAIAREFGGTGLGLAISKSLVEAMGGSIEVESAPGAGARFTVRVALPRAADPRPLPPPRGELAAGRGELRGHAVLVADDAAMNQRLVVQMLEPLGARVDVVADGAAAVDAVAHRSYALVLMDMEMPVLGGLDATRRIRALDGAAGTVPIVALTANAFPEQLDLCHEAGMDDHLTKPFGADDLAAKALRWARRHAPVGGAP, from the coding sequence ATGACGAGAGACGAGGGCGCAGGCGGGACGGGGGACGACGCCGTGCAACCGGCGATCACCTTTCCGTCGGACCCGTCGCTCGATCGCATCGCGGCCCTGGCGGCCGATCTGTTCGGAACCTCCTCCGCCTGTCTGATCCTGCGCCGGAAGGACGTCGGCATCGTGGCGGCCAGCGCCGGCCTCGACGGCATGCCGAATCCCGTACCCTGGGCCTTCCCGGTGTCCGAAGCCGCGCCGCTCGCGATCGCCGACCTGTCGGCCGATACCAGGGGCGCCGCTGGGTCGCCCGTCACGGCGGCGCGACGCTTCTACGCCGGGGTGCCGCTCGCTGGGCCGGAGGGGGCGCCGCGCGGCACGCTCTGCGTCACGGGGGCCGAGGCGCGCGCCGTCCCGTCGCCCGCCGACATGGACCGGCTTCGGGCGCTGGCCGGCCTCGCCGGAGACCTGCTCGACGCGCGGGCGGCGCGCGAGCGCGCCGAGTCCACGGCGGTCGCCAAGGCGGGCCTGCTCGCCGACGTCAGCCACGAGATGCGCACGCCGCTGAACGCCATCGTCGGCTTCACCCAGCTCCTGGCGCGCGACGGCGCGCTGGAGGGCGACGCCCTGCGCGCCGTCGAGCGCATCGACCAGGCCGGCCGCGGCCTGCTCGCCATCGTCGGCGACGCGCTGGACCTGTCGCGCTTCGAGTCCGGCCTCGTTCGGCTCGACCCGCGCCCGTTCTCGCTGGCGCGGGTCGTCGAGGATGCCGCCGCGATGGTCCGGGCCGAGGCCGAGCGCAAGGGCCTCCGCCTCGTCCTGGACCTCCCGGAGCCGGGGCTCGGGCCGCTGCTCGGCGACCCCGATCGCCTGCGGCAGGTCGCCCTCAACCTGCTCGCCAACGCGGTCAAGTTCACCGCCAGCGGCACCGTGCGGGTGATCCTGTCGGCGGCCCCGGGGGCCGGCGGCGTGATCCCGCTGACGCTGTCGGTCGAGGACACCGGCGTCGGCATCGCCGCGCAGGGCCTGTCGCGCCTGTTCCGGCGCTTCGCGCAGGCCGACGGGGCGATCGCGCGGGAGTTCGGCGGCACGGGACTGGGCCTCGCCATCTCCAAGTCCCTCGTCGAGGCCATGGGCGGCAGCATCGAGGTCGAGTCGGCCCCCGGCGCCGGGGCGCGCTTCACCGTGCGGGTGGCTCTGCCCCGCGCCGCCGACCCGCGCCCGCTCCCGCCGCCGCGGGGGGAGCTCGCGGCGGGCCGAGGGGAACTCCGGGGACATGCCGTGCTGGTCGCGGACGACGCGGCGATGAACCAGAGGCTCGTCGTGCAGATGCTGGAGCCGCTCGGCGCCCGGGTGGACGTGGTGGCGGACGGCGCCGCCGCCGTGGACGCCGTGGCGCACCGCAGCTACGCGCTGGTGCTGATGGACATGGAGATGCCGGTTCTCGGCGGGCTCGACGCCACCCGCCGGATCCGGGCGTTGGACGGGGCGGCCGGAACCGTGCCCATCGTGGCGCTGACCGCCAACGCCTTTCCCGAGCAGCTCGACCTGTGCCACGAGGCCGGCATGGACGACCATCTCACCAAGCCCTTCGGCGCCGACGACCTCGCCGCCAAGGCCCTGCGCTGGGCCAGGCGCCACGCCCCCGTCGGCGGGGCGCCCTGA
- a CDS encoding NAD(P)-binding domain-containing protein: MSMLSTVAVVGAGPYGLSVAAHLAEAGVEVRVFGDAMQTWREGMPRGMFLKSEGFASSLSDPGHTYTLKHFCAERGIPYADVGWPVPVEVFAAYGDAFARRFVPGRDRRSVARVARAGGGFRVELADGDAVTVGRVVLATGIGAFARVPEELEGLPRSVLTHSSHHADYAAFAGQAVAVIGAGASALDAAAALRRAGASATLVSRRAEVRFYEAGRPRRAIDAVLSPLTPLGPGWKKWLCCEAPQLFHALPERLRLNIVRRYLGPSPARFVRDTIEGHVPYWLNSRVLGGAVAADGRVALSVDTDGVGRRTLAVDHVVAATGYKVDVARLGFLDPALAAAVRTVDLSPALSRDFESSVPGLYFVGTPSAYSFGPMFRFACGADYAARRLTRHVLAGGRSAARAPARTGAPALRARPSGG; the protein is encoded by the coding sequence ATGAGCATGCTTTCAACCGTGGCGGTGGTCGGCGCCGGGCCCTACGGCCTGTCGGTCGCCGCCCATCTGGCCGAGGCCGGCGTCGAGGTGCGCGTCTTCGGCGACGCGATGCAGACTTGGCGGGAGGGCATGCCGCGGGGCATGTTCCTGAAGTCCGAGGGCTTCGCGTCGAGCCTGTCCGACCCCGGCCACACCTACACGCTGAAGCATTTCTGCGCCGAGCGCGGCATTCCCTATGCCGACGTCGGCTGGCCGGTGCCGGTCGAGGTCTTCGCGGCCTACGGCGACGCCTTCGCCCGGCGCTTCGTGCCGGGGCGGGACCGCCGGAGCGTCGCCCGCGTGGCGCGAGCGGGCGGCGGCTTCCGCGTCGAGCTCGCGGACGGCGACGCCGTGACGGTCGGCCGCGTGGTTCTGGCGACCGGCATCGGCGCCTTCGCGCGCGTGCCCGAGGAGCTGGAAGGGCTGCCCCGCTCCGTGCTCACCCATTCGAGCCACCACGCCGACTACGCGGCCTTCGCGGGCCAGGCCGTCGCGGTGATCGGGGCGGGGGCCTCGGCGCTCGACGCCGCGGCGGCCCTGCGCCGTGCCGGCGCCTCGGCCACCCTGGTCAGCCGGCGCGCGGAGGTGCGCTTCTACGAGGCCGGCAGGCCCCGTCGCGCGATCGACGCGGTGCTGTCGCCGCTGACGCCGCTCGGGCCGGGCTGGAAGAAGTGGCTGTGCTGCGAGGCGCCGCAGCTGTTCCACGCCCTGCCGGAGCGGCTGCGCCTCAACATCGTGCGACGATACCTCGGCCCCTCGCCGGCCCGCTTCGTGCGCGACACCATCGAGGGGCACGTGCCCTACTGGCTGAACAGCCGCGTGCTGGGCGGCGCCGTCGCGGCGGACGGGCGCGTCGCCCTGTCGGTCGACACGGACGGCGTCGGGCGCCGCACCCTCGCGGTCGACCACGTCGTCGCGGCGACGGGCTACAAGGTCGACGTGGCGCGGCTCGGCTTCCTCGACCCCGCCCTGGCCGCGGCGGTCCGCACGGTCGACCTGTCGCCTGCGCTGTCGCGCGACTTCGAGTCGAGCGTGCCGGGCCTGTATTTCGTCGGCACGCCCTCGGCCTACAGCTTCGGCCCGATGTTCCGCTTCGCCTGCGGGGCGGATTACGCGGCGAGGCGGCTGACCCGCCACGTCCTCGCGGGCGGGCGCTCCGCGGCCCGCGCTCCGGCCCGCACGGGTGCCCCCGCCCTCCGCGCCCGCCCGTCCGGCGGTTGA
- a CDS encoding MFS transporter — MSLSRPRPSPLDDPAARDRRRTLAAVGVNHALHDGYTDLIYVLLPVWQGQFGLDYASLALLRTLYTGALAALQVPSTRLARALGARTVLVLGTALSAAGYALAGLSGGLIGLCVALALAGAGSSTQHPLASTVIARAYGAAARGPLSTYNFTGDLGKAALPPLVGLLLTAWNWHAALWAVAGLGAAAALAVGLWLPRDASAGPRRTGGAAPPARVGRAAQPGRAGFGLLVAIGVLDTTARPAFLLYLPFLLGAKGAALATVGVAFALVGVGGALGKAVCGKLGTRLGVTRTVLLTEVGTAAAILAAIALPLGPVLVLLPGLGLVLNGTSSILYGTVPDLAPDGRVDHAFALFYTFTLGVSALAMPLLYGQLGDAVGPAWAAAAAAATALAVVPLMLALSSRLPADAPASRG; from the coding sequence ATGTCGCTCTCCCGCCCCCGGCCCTCCCCGCTCGACGATCCCGCCGCCCGCGACCGCCGCCGCACGCTCGCGGCCGTCGGCGTCAACCACGCCCTCCACGACGGCTACACGGACCTGATCTACGTGCTCCTGCCCGTCTGGCAGGGCCAGTTCGGGCTCGACTACGCGTCCCTGGCCCTGCTGCGCACGCTCTACACGGGCGCGCTGGCGGCGCTGCAGGTGCCCTCGACGCGGCTCGCCAGGGCGCTCGGGGCGCGGACCGTGCTGGTGCTCGGCACGGCGCTCAGCGCCGCCGGCTACGCGCTCGCCGGCCTGTCGGGCGGGCTCATCGGCCTCTGCGTCGCGCTGGCGCTGGCTGGCGCCGGGAGCAGCACCCAGCATCCCCTGGCCTCGACCGTGATCGCGCGCGCCTACGGCGCCGCGGCGCGAGGCCCGCTCAGCACCTACAACTTCACCGGAGACCTCGGGAAAGCCGCCCTGCCGCCCCTCGTCGGCCTGCTGCTGACGGCCTGGAACTGGCACGCAGCGCTCTGGGCCGTGGCCGGCCTCGGCGCCGCGGCCGCTCTGGCCGTGGGGCTGTGGCTGCCGCGCGACGCGTCGGCAGGACCGCGAAGGACCGGCGGCGCGGCGCCGCCGGCCCGCGTCGGTCGCGCCGCACAGCCGGGCCGGGCCGGCTTCGGGCTGCTCGTCGCCATCGGCGTGCTGGACACCACGGCGCGCCCCGCCTTCCTGCTCTACCTGCCGTTCCTGCTCGGCGCGAAGGGCGCGGCACTCGCCACGGTCGGCGTCGCCTTCGCGCTGGTCGGCGTCGGCGGCGCGCTCGGCAAGGCCGTCTGCGGGAAGCTCGGGACGCGTCTCGGCGTCACCCGCACCGTGCTGCTCACGGAGGTCGGGACCGCCGCGGCGATCCTGGCCGCGATCGCGCTGCCGCTCGGGCCCGTGCTCGTGCTGCTGCCGGGGCTCGGCCTCGTGCTGAACGGCACCTCGTCAATCCTCTACGGCACGGTGCCGGACCTCGCACCGGACGGCCGCGTCGACCACGCCTTCGCGCTGTTCTACACCTTCACGCTCGGGGTGAGCGCGCTGGCGATGCCGCTGCTCTACGGGCAGCTCGGCGACGCGGTCGGCCCGGCCTGGGCCGCCGCGGCGGCGGCCGCGACGGCGCTCGCCGTCGTGCCGCTCATGCTCGCCCTGTCGTCCCGCCTCCCGGCGGACGCGCCGGCGTCCCGGGGCTGA
- a CDS encoding LysR substrate-binding domain-containing protein, with protein sequence MRRLPPLNALRVFDVAARSDSYARAASELGLTHGAVSRQIAALEAWLGQRLFVRSGRRMVPTPLARLFAAEVGLSFDRIVAVAEACGRLEARRILLVSAPTSFAMRWLIPRLDRFHRDHPQVEVAVTTVTTVQDDLRGGFDVAIRRGSPRPEAWPHHRATPVLDEADTVIVSPALFARRPIAAPADIEGHLLLGSETRPGDWADWLEEAGLAHLAGARRQVFDHFFITRQAVDDGLGIGVGPLPMLDIDVASGRLLTPLSHIRVRRTGYVALEPLDAGGASVTSGFVAWLAAEGAPAAAPAPS encoded by the coding sequence ATGCGCCGCCTGCCACCCCTGAACGCCCTGCGCGTGTTCGACGTCGCCGCCCGCTCCGACAGCTACGCGCGGGCGGCGAGCGAGCTCGGGCTGACCCACGGCGCGGTCAGCCGCCAGATCGCGGCGCTCGAGGCCTGGCTGGGCCAGCGCCTCTTCGTGCGCTCCGGGCGGCGCATGGTGCCGACGCCGCTCGCCCGTCTCTTCGCCGCCGAGGTGGGCCTGTCCTTCGATCGTATCGTCGCCGTGGCCGAGGCCTGCGGCCGACTGGAGGCCCGGCGGATCCTCCTCGTCAGCGCGCCGACCAGCTTCGCCATGCGCTGGCTCATCCCGCGCCTCGACCGGTTCCACCGCGACCATCCGCAGGTGGAGGTGGCGGTGACCACCGTGACGACCGTGCAGGACGACCTGCGCGGCGGCTTCGACGTCGCCATCCGCCGCGGCAGCCCGCGGCCGGAGGCGTGGCCGCACCACCGGGCGACGCCGGTCCTCGACGAGGCCGACACCGTGATCGTGAGCCCCGCGCTGTTCGCCCGGCGCCCGATCGCCGCGCCGGCCGACATCGAGGGCCACCTCCTGCTCGGCAGCGAGACGCGGCCGGGAGATTGGGCCGATTGGCTGGAGGAGGCCGGGCTCGCACACCTCGCCGGCGCGCGACGGCAGGTCTTCGACCACTTCTTCATCACCCGGCAGGCCGTCGACGACGGGCTCGGGATCGGCGTCGGCCCCCTGCCGATGCTGGACATCGACGTGGCGTCCGGGCGGCTCCTGACGCCGCTGTCCCACATCCGGGTCCGCCGCACCGGCTACGTCGCGCTGGAGCCGCTCGACGCCGGCGGGGCGTCCGTCACCTCCGGCTTCGTCGCCTGGCTCGCGGCGGAAGGGGCTCCAGCGGCGGCGCCGGCGCCGTCCTGA
- a CDS encoding Dabb family protein has protein sequence MIRHVVLVRFREGVAPGEIAAIFAALADLRGHLPGMSDIRHGANVSPEGLAHGHTHAFTVDFDDAAARDAYLALPEHEAAGARLVRAAEGGLAGLTVLDLDLS, from the coding sequence ATGATCCGACATGTGGTGCTGGTGCGGTTCCGGGAAGGCGTCGCGCCGGGCGAGATCGCGGCCATCTTCGCCGCCCTGGCGGACCTGCGCGGCCACCTGCCGGGCATGAGCGACATCCGCCACGGGGCCAACGTCAGCCCCGAGGGGCTGGCGCACGGGCACACCCACGCCTTCACGGTCGATTTCGACGACGCTGCGGCGCGCGACGCCTATCTGGCCCTGCCCGAGCACGAAGCCGCCGGCGCGCGCCTGGTCCGGGCCGCCGAAGGGGGCCTCGCCGGGCTGACCGTGCTGGATCTCGACCTGTCCTGA
- a CDS encoding MFS transporter yields the protein MGDRRAEAAPTTGSTVWAVLATSFGNLIEWYDVYAYSAFALYFAGSFFPKNDAAVQQLQAATLFAIAFLMRPFGSMIFGYLADRYGRRSSLTVSILAMCFGSLLIAVSPTYDSIGVWAAVILSLARIIQGLSQGGEYGTSVTYLSEISPPDRRGFYSGVWYVTLIGGQLAAVLLLFVLQKLFLTPDQLKSWGWRIPFAIGALASLYGFRMRAHLPESEKFVAAARTRRPFGELLKQNWRNMLVVIGITVGGTSAFYTYTTYMQKYLKLSVGLSDDQTTAVTLASLVFAIALQPLYGALSDRIGRKPLLVAFGVVGTLGTVPLLTAIKQTHSPLVALGLICAAWAIVSGYTSITAIVKAELFPTAIRALGVGLPYALTAAVFGGSTDAVALAFKDRGFEDGFFWYASALILVSLIVYLWLPDTRNGSALDRAA from the coding sequence ATGGGGGATCGGCGGGCCGAGGCGGCCCCGACCACGGGGAGTACGGTCTGGGCCGTGCTGGCGACGTCCTTCGGCAACCTCATCGAATGGTACGACGTCTACGCCTACTCGGCCTTCGCGCTGTATTTCGCGGGCTCGTTCTTCCCCAAGAACGACGCCGCCGTGCAGCAGCTCCAGGCGGCGACGCTCTTCGCCATCGCGTTCCTGATGCGGCCCTTCGGCTCCATGATCTTCGGCTACCTGGCGGACCGCTACGGCCGCCGCTCGTCGCTCACCGTGTCCATCCTGGCCATGTGCTTCGGCTCGTTGCTGATCGCCGTGTCGCCGACCTACGATTCGATCGGCGTCTGGGCGGCCGTGATCCTGTCGCTCGCGCGCATCATCCAGGGCCTGAGCCAGGGCGGCGAATACGGCACCAGCGTCACGTACCTCAGCGAGATCTCGCCGCCGGACCGGCGCGGGTTCTATTCCGGCGTCTGGTACGTGACGCTGATCGGCGGCCAGCTCGCCGCCGTGCTGCTGCTCTTCGTGCTGCAGAAGCTGTTCCTGACGCCCGACCAGCTGAAGAGCTGGGGCTGGCGCATCCCCTTCGCGATCGGCGCGCTGGCCTCGCTCTACGGCTTCCGCATGCGGGCGCACCTGCCCGAATCGGAGAAGTTCGTCGCCGCGGCCCGCACCCGCCGGCCCTTCGGCGAACTGCTCAAGCAGAACTGGCGCAACATGCTGGTCGTGATCGGCATCACGGTGGGGGGCACCTCGGCCTTCTACACCTACACGACCTACATGCAGAAATACCTCAAGCTGTCGGTGGGCCTGTCGGACGACCAGACCACGGCGGTGACGCTGGCCTCGCTGGTCTTCGCCATCGCGCTCCAGCCCCTCTACGGCGCCCTGTCGGACCGCATCGGCCGCAAGCCGCTGCTCGTGGCCTTCGGCGTGGTGGGGACGCTCGGCACCGTGCCGCTGCTCACCGCCATCAAGCAGACCCACAGCCCGCTCGTGGCGCTCGGCCTGATCTGCGCCGCCTGGGCCATCGTGTCGGGCTACACCTCGATCACCGCCATCGTGAAGGCGGAGCTGTTCCCCACCGCCATCCGGGCGCTCGGCGTCGGCCTGCCCTACGCCCTCACGGCGGCGGTCTTCGGCGGCTCCACGGACGCGGTGGCGCTGGCCTTCAAGGACCGCGGCTTCGAGGACGGCTTCTTCTGGTACGCCAGCGCGCTGATCCTGGTGTCGCTGATCGTCTACCTGTGGCTGCCCGACACGCGGAACGGCTCGGCTCTCGACCGCGCCGCCTGA
- a CDS encoding ferritin-like domain-containing protein: protein MGIFTKDIHTMDDLFVHQLKDVYYAEHRIAKALPKMIAKATSPALRQAFEAHLAETETQIGRLDEAFGKLGIKAESVTCQAIDGIIKEAEEVAGEVDDKAVLDAGLLAAAQAVEHYEIARYGTLVAWAKRLGKHDVLPLFEKSLAEEKATDAKLSDIAGGEVNRKAA, encoded by the coding sequence ATGGGGATCTTCACGAAGGACATCCACACGATGGACGACCTCTTCGTCCACCAGCTCAAGGACGTCTATTACGCCGAGCACCGCATCGCCAAGGCGCTGCCGAAGATGATCGCCAAGGCCACGAGCCCGGCGCTGCGGCAGGCCTTCGAGGCCCACCTGGCCGAGACCGAGACGCAGATCGGGCGCCTCGACGAGGCCTTCGGCAAGCTCGGCATCAAGGCGGAGTCGGTCACCTGCCAGGCGATCGACGGCATCATCAAGGAGGCCGAGGAGGTCGCGGGCGAGGTCGACGACAAGGCGGTGCTGGACGCCGGCCTGCTCGCCGCCGCACAGGCCGTCGAGCATTACGAGATCGCCCGCTACGGCACGCTGGTGGCCTGGGCCAAGCGCCTCGGCAAGCACGACGTGCTGCCGCTGTTCGAGAAGAGCCTCGCCGAGGAGAAGGCGACCGACGCCAAGCTCAGCGACATCGCGGGCGGCGAGGTCAACAGGAAGGCGGCCTGA
- a CDS encoding homoserine dehydrogenase: protein MSPLRVGIAGLGTVGGAVLRRLTDGASAMASRTGRPVAVVGVSARDRAKAAPLLGTAEWFDDPVALARAPGIDVFVELIGGHEGVAREAVEAAIASGKSVVTANKALLAHHGMALAAAAEARGVSLSFEAAVAGGIPAIKVLREALSGNAVDRVYGILNGTCNYILTRMEAEGIGFEACLAEAQRLGYAEADPTFDIDGHDTAHKLAILASLAFGTAVDLDAIHVEGIRSITSDDLKAADDLGYRVKLLGVAQRTDHGIETRVHPTMVAKGTALAEVKGVTNAVAVNADAVAELTLVGPGAGGDATASAVLGDIADLARGSRVLPFGRPAESLERAPRAPMQRHEGGYYVRLAVLDRPGSIAAIATRMAAAEISFESIMQRQPAASLRAAATGHVPVVLITHATSETTIREALDAVEAGGTIAGKPQLIRIERG from the coding sequence ATGTCTCCCCTGCGCGTCGGCATCGCCGGCCTCGGCACCGTCGGCGGTGCCGTCCTCCGTCGCCTGACCGACGGCGCCTCCGCCATGGCGAGCCGCACGGGGCGGCCGGTCGCCGTGGTCGGGGTGTCGGCGCGGGACCGCGCCAAGGCGGCGCCCCTGCTCGGCACCGCCGAATGGTTCGACGATCCCGTCGCGCTCGCCCGCGCCCCCGGCATCGACGTCTTCGTGGAGCTCATCGGCGGACACGAGGGCGTGGCCCGCGAGGCCGTCGAGGCCGCCATCGCGTCCGGCAAGTCGGTCGTCACCGCCAACAAGGCGCTGCTCGCCCACCACGGCATGGCGCTCGCCGCCGCCGCCGAGGCGCGCGGCGTGTCGCTGAGCTTCGAGGCCGCGGTCGCGGGCGGCATCCCGGCCATCAAGGTGCTGCGCGAGGCGCTCAGCGGCAACGCGGTGGACCGCGTCTACGGCATCCTCAACGGCACCTGCAACTACATCCTCACCCGCATGGAGGCCGAAGGCATCGGCTTCGAGGCCTGCCTCGCGGAAGCGCAGCGGCTCGGCTACGCCGAGGCCGACCCGACCTTCGACATCGACGGCCACGACACGGCCCACAAGCTCGCCATCCTGGCGAGCCTCGCCTTCGGCACCGCCGTGGACCTCGACGCGATCCACGTCGAGGGCATCCGCTCCATCACCTCGGACGACCTGAAGGCCGCCGACGACCTCGGCTACCGCGTGAAGCTCCTGGGCGTCGCCCAGCGCACCGACCACGGCATCGAGACGCGCGTGCACCCCACCATGGTGGCCAAGGGCACGGCGCTGGCCGAGGTCAAGGGCGTCACCAACGCGGTCGCGGTCAACGCCGACGCGGTGGCGGAGCTGACCCTGGTGGGGCCGGGCGCGGGCGGCGACGCCACCGCCTCGGCCGTGCTGGGCGACATCGCCGACCTCGCGCGCGGCAGCCGCGTGCTGCCCTTCGGCCGGCCGGCCGAGTCGCTGGAGCGCGCGCCCCGCGCGCCGATGCAGCGCCACGAGGGCGGCTACTACGTGCGGCTGGCGGTGCTGGACCGGCCGGGCTCCATCGCCGCCATCGCGACCCGCATGGCCGCGGCCGAGATCTCCTTCGAGAGCATCATGCAGCGCCAGCCCGCGGCCTCGCTCCGCGCGGCGGCGACCGGCCACGTCCCCGTGGTGCTGATCACCCACGCCACCTCCGAGACCACCATCCGCGAGGCCCTGGACGCCGTCGAGGCGGGAGGAACCATCGCGGGAAAACCGCAGTTGATCCGCATAGAGCGCGGTTGA
- the glpX gene encoding class II fructose-bisphosphatase, whose product MDDMDERCLTLDLVRVTERAAVAAARWRGRGDERAADQAAVDAMRRELNRLPFDGTVVIGEGERDEAPMLYIGERVGKGVGPKFDLAVAPLEGTTLCAKDLPGAITVIAMARSGALLNAPDVYMEKIAVGPGYPAGVVDLDRSPEDNVRALAEAKGVAPSRITVAVLDRPRHAGLIASCRRVGASLRLLSDGDIAGVIFTARPRETDVDLYLGSGGAPEGVIAAGVLRCVGGQMQGRLVLDSAEKRERAAAMGIRDPHKTYTMDEMASGDVIVAATGVTDGTLAHGVRFAGGRVETEAVLYRSSSGTVRRIRAEHRDAGKFRLD is encoded by the coding sequence ATGGACGACATGGACGAGCGCTGCCTGACGCTCGACCTCGTCCGCGTGACGGAGCGGGCCGCCGTCGCGGCGGCGCGCTGGCGGGGCCGCGGCGACGAGCGCGCCGCCGACCAGGCCGCCGTCGACGCCATGCGCCGCGAGCTGAACCGCCTGCCCTTCGACGGAACCGTGGTGATCGGCGAGGGCGAGCGCGACGAGGCGCCCATGCTCTACATCGGCGAGCGGGTCGGCAAGGGCGTCGGCCCGAAGTTCGACCTCGCCGTGGCGCCGCTCGAAGGCACCACGCTCTGCGCCAAGGACCTGCCGGGCGCCATCACGGTGATCGCCATGGCGCGCTCCGGCGCGCTGCTCAACGCGCCCGACGTCTACATGGAGAAGATCGCGGTCGGCCCCGGCTACCCGGCCGGCGTCGTCGACCTCGACCGCTCGCCCGAGGACAACGTGCGGGCCCTCGCCGAGGCGAAGGGCGTCGCGCCCTCGCGCATCACGGTCGCGGTGCTGGACCGCCCCCGCCACGCGGGGCTCATCGCCTCCTGCCGCCGCGTCGGCGCCTCGCTGCGCCTCCTGTCGGACGGCGACATCGCCGGCGTGATCTTCACGGCCCGGCCCAGGGAGACCGACGTGGACCTCTACCTCGGCTCGGGCGGCGCGCCCGAGGGCGTGATCGCGGCGGGCGTGCTGCGCTGCGTCGGCGGGCAGATGCAGGGGCGGCTGGTGCTCGACAGCGCCGAGAAGCGCGAGCGCGCCGCCGCCATGGGCATCCGCGATCCCCACAAGACCTACACGATGGACGAGATGGCGTCGGGCGACGTCATCGTGGCCGCCACTGGCGTCACGGACGGCACCCTGGCGCACGGCGTCCGCTTCGCCGGCGGCCGCGTCGAGACCGAGGCCGTGCTGTACCGTTCCTCCAGCGGCACGGTGCGCCGCATCCGCGCCGAGCACCGCGACGCCGGCAAGTTCAGGCTCGATTGA
- a CDS encoding DedA family protein, producing MGLMAWIAQWGQGIADFVRDHEVYAAPVCFALAFGESLAFVSFLLPATLVLVAVGTLVGQAGLAFMPVFAAAAVGAALGDWLSFWLGRRFEDRVAGLWPLSRHPEMLVRARSYVDRWGAAGVFLGRFLGPLRATVPLIAGLAAMPALPFQAANWSSALLWSFLVLAPGAFGVDAVRDWFA from the coding sequence ATGGGGCTGATGGCGTGGATCGCCCAATGGGGGCAGGGGATCGCGGATTTCGTCCGCGACCATGAGGTCTACGCGGCGCCGGTGTGCTTCGCGCTGGCCTTCGGCGAGTCGCTCGCCTTCGTGTCCTTCCTGCTGCCCGCCACGCTGGTGCTGGTCGCGGTCGGCACCCTGGTGGGGCAGGCCGGCCTCGCTTTCATGCCGGTCTTCGCCGCCGCGGCGGTCGGGGCCGCGCTCGGCGACTGGCTGTCGTTCTGGCTCGGCCGCCGCTTCGAGGACCGCGTCGCCGGCCTGTGGCCGCTGTCCCGCCACCCCGAGATGCTGGTGCGCGCGCGGAGCTACGTCGACCGCTGGGGCGCGGCGGGCGTGTTCCTCGGCCGCTTCCTCGGCCCGCTGCGCGCCACCGTGCCGCTGATCGCCGGCCTCGCCGCCATGCCGGCTCTGCCGTTCCAGGCGGCCAACTGGTCGTCGGCGCTGCTGTGGTCCTTCCTCGTGCTGGCGCCCGGCGCCTTCGGGGTCGACGCCGTGCGGGACTGGTTCGCTTGA